The Flavobacterium jumunjinense genome includes a region encoding these proteins:
- a CDS encoding DUF983 domain-containing protein, whose protein sequence is MLKKGSKLNSILTGSCPKCHEESMYEDKNPYNLSNIYKMHEKCSHCNIKYKIEPSFFYGAMYVSYGLGIAFSVAAFIISYVFLNSSLKTAFVVIIVTLIAFMPLTMRLSRNIWINIFVHYDKNWKSK, encoded by the coding sequence ATGTTAAAAAAAGGATCCAAACTAAATAGTATTTTAACAGGAAGTTGTCCAAAATGTCATGAAGAAAGCATGTATGAAGACAAAAATCCTTACAATTTATCAAATATTTACAAAATGCATGAAAAATGCAGTCACTGTAATATAAAATATAAAATTGAACCTTCATTTTTTTATGGAGCAATGTATGTCAGTTACGGGCTCGGAATTGCATTTTCTGTTGCTGCTTTTATAATTTCATATGTATTCCTAAATAGTAGCTTAAAAACAGCTTTTGTAGTCATAATCGTGACGCTTATTGCATTCATGCCATTAACAATGAGATTATCAAGAAATATATGGATTAACATATTTGTTCATTACGATAAAAATTGGAAATCTAAATAA
- the abc-f gene encoding ribosomal protection-like ABC-F family protein produces the protein MLNIHNLSVSFGGTYLFEEVTFRLGSGDRVGLVGKNGAGKSTMLKILAGDFKPDSGVIATEKEVKMGFLRQDIDFEEGRTVLEEAYQAFEEIKKAEFRIEEINHQLATRTDYESQIYSELIEELGEVTHHYEILGGYNYIGDTEKILLGLGFKREDFNNLTNTFSGGWRMRIELAKLLLQSNDILLLDEPTNHLDIESIIWLEGFLRNFSGVVVIVSHDKMFLDNVTNRTIEISLGKAYDFNKPYSQYLLLREEIREKQLATQKNQAKKIEETEKLIEKFRAKASKASMAQSLIKKLDKVERIEVDEDDNSVMNISFPVSQVPGRVVVEAEHVTKAYGEKVILKDISLLVERGSKIAFVGQNGQGKSTFIKAIVDEFEYDGTIKLGHNVQLGYFAQNQAEYLDGEKTLLDTMLEAALDSNRSKVRDMLGSFLFRGDDVEKKVKVLSGGERNRLALCKLLLQPINVLLMDEPTNHLDIKSKNVLKAALCNYEGTLLLVSHDRDFLQGLANVTYEFKDQKIKQYLGDINFFLEQRNANDMRAFETKDVPKASKNVSANQVEKKALSYEEQKKQKSLQNRLSKVESQIKQLENDIQKDDKELASNYDKLIENASFFIAYEKKKKELDQLLESWENVQLELEGLN, from the coding sequence ATGCTAAATATACATAATTTATCAGTTTCTTTTGGAGGAACGTATCTTTTTGAAGAAGTAACATTTCGTTTAGGTTCAGGAGATAGAGTTGGACTTGTAGGGAAAAATGGAGCAGGAAAATCGACTATGCTTAAAATATTGGCTGGTGATTTTAAACCTGACTCTGGTGTTATTGCTACCGAAAAAGAAGTGAAAATGGGATTTCTTCGTCAAGATATAGATTTTGAAGAGGGAAGAACTGTTCTCGAAGAGGCATATCAAGCGTTTGAGGAAATTAAAAAAGCAGAATTTCGAATTGAAGAAATTAATCATCAGTTAGCTACAAGAACAGATTATGAAAGTCAGATTTATTCTGAATTAATTGAAGAACTTGGAGAAGTAACTCATCATTATGAAATTTTAGGTGGTTATAATTATATAGGTGATACTGAAAAAATATTATTAGGTCTAGGTTTTAAACGTGAAGATTTTAATAATTTAACAAATACTTTCTCTGGAGGTTGGAGAATGCGTATCGAATTAGCAAAGCTATTATTGCAATCGAATGACATTTTACTTCTTGATGAGCCAACCAATCACTTAGATATTGAAAGTATTATTTGGTTGGAAGGGTTTTTGAGAAATTTCTCTGGAGTTGTTGTGATTGTTTCTCACGATAAAATGTTTTTAGATAATGTTACTAATAGAACAATTGAAATTTCGCTTGGAAAAGCTTATGATTTCAATAAACCTTATTCTCAATATTTATTACTGCGAGAGGAAATCCGTGAAAAGCAATTAGCAACACAAAAAAATCAAGCAAAAAAGATTGAAGAAACTGAAAAATTAATTGAAAAGTTTCGAGCAAAAGCGTCAAAAGCTTCAATGGCACAATCTTTAATTAAAAAGTTAGATAAAGTTGAACGAATTGAAGTTGATGAAGATGATAATTCGGTAATGAATATTTCTTTTCCTGTTTCGCAAGTGCCTGGAAGGGTAGTTGTAGAGGCAGAACATGTTACTAAAGCCTACGGAGAAAAAGTGATTTTGAAAGATATTTCGCTTTTAGTTGAAAGAGGAAGTAAAATTGCATTTGTAGGTCAAAATGGTCAAGGAAAATCTACATTCATTAAAGCAATTGTTGATGAATTTGAATATGATGGTACAATTAAATTAGGACATAATGTTCAGTTAGGCTATTTTGCTCAAAATCAGGCGGAATATTTAGATGGAGAAAAAACCTTATTAGATACAATGTTGGAAGCTGCTTTAGATTCAAATCGTTCTAAAGTTAGAGACATGTTAGGTTCATTTTTGTTTAGAGGCGATGATGTTGAAAAGAAAGTAAAGGTGCTTTCTGGGGGTGAAAGGAATCGTTTAGCCTTGTGTAAGTTGCTTTTACAGCCAATAAATGTTCTTCTAATGGATGAGCCAACAAATCACTTAGACATTAAGTCTAAGAATGTTTTAAAGGCTGCTTTGTGTAATTATGAAGGAACTTTGTTACTTGTTTCACATGATAGAGATTTTCTTCAAGGTTTAGCAAATGTTACCTACGAATTTAAAGATCAAAAAATTAAACAATATTTAGGAGATATCAATTTCTTTTTGGAACAACGTAATGCAAACGACATGCGTGCTTTTGAAACTAAAGATGTGCCTAAAGCTTCAAAAAATGTATCTGCAAACCAAGTTGAAAAGAAAGCCCTTTCTTATGAAGAGCAAAAAAAGCAAAAATCATTGCAGAATAGATTAAGTAAAGTAGAGAGCCAAATTAAACAATTGGAAAATGATATTCAGAAAGATGATAAAGAATTGGCTTCTAATTATGATAAATTAATAGAAAATGCTTCTTTCTTTATAGCTTATGAAAAGAAAAAGAAAGAATTGGATCAGTTATTAGAGAGCTGGGAGAATGTACAATTAGAGTTAGAAGGTTTGAATTAG
- a CDS encoding class I SAM-dependent methyltransferase translates to MKELSKEDYKELASQLRNPSGENGTEMGHVMNETNMTMTKETISNLSLVDNDIVLELGHGNGHHIKDLLTQATNLSYIGLDISPLMNETRV, encoded by the coding sequence ATGAAAGAATTATCTAAAGAAGATTATAAAGAATTAGCTTCACAGCTAAGAAATCCAAGTGGAGAAAACGGAACTGAAATGGGACATGTAATGAATGAAACAAACATGACCATGACAAAAGAAACAATCTCAAATCTATCTTTGGTTGATAATGACATCGTTTTAGAATTAGGTCACGGAAACGGACATCACATTAAAGATCTATTGACTCAAGCAACAAATCTATCTTATATCGGCTTAGATATTTCACCTTTAATGAATGAAACAAGAGTCTGA
- a CDS encoding GNAT family N-acetyltransferase, protein MENITFRIYKDVATLPDNWDSVASSNHFLQRPYLCVLQNSAPINMQCFFIGIFEKSELIGVSIAQYLNINQLESFGERDHCLKTYIRNFIFKSFCSHVLFLGNNMITGENSFTFKKEVSTKIISRILIDCTDHLIDYFKKKKVKIHIVTYKDFYKDFTEDLKRYEFNRIYEFNTQPNMIFHLSDEWKTSADYVGDFTKKYRDQYKRAHKKIEGITTKELSLEEILKEEERIYELYHYVALNAPFNTFFLSKNHFSFFKKQCGKRFKLFGYYKNDILIGFHTLLLNEEMLETYFLGYDEKFQKEHMLYLNMIYNMTEFGIENNFKKITFGRTALEIKSSIGAKPVIMTGFIYHTNSLINKILPKIFNKLEPEVIWQPRHPFK, encoded by the coding sequence TTGGAAAACATTACTTTTAGAATATACAAAGATGTTGCTACATTACCCGATAATTGGGATAGTGTTGCCTCATCGAATCACTTTTTACAAAGACCCTATTTATGTGTTCTACAAAACTCCGCACCAATAAATATGCAGTGTTTTTTTATAGGCATTTTTGAAAAGTCTGAACTAATTGGTGTTTCAATTGCTCAATACTTAAATATAAATCAATTAGAATCTTTTGGAGAAAGAGATCATTGTTTAAAAACATATATAAGGAATTTTATTTTCAAGTCCTTTTGTTCCCACGTTCTATTTCTTGGTAACAACATGATTACTGGAGAAAATAGCTTTACCTTTAAAAAAGAAGTTAGCACAAAAATAATTAGTAGAATTCTTATCGATTGTACCGATCATTTAATTGATTATTTCAAAAAGAAGAAAGTTAAAATTCATATTGTTACATATAAAGATTTCTACAAAGATTTTACTGAAGACTTAAAACGTTATGAGTTTAATCGGATATATGAATTCAACACGCAACCTAATATGATTTTTCATTTATCTGATGAATGGAAAACTAGTGCCGATTATGTTGGTGATTTCACAAAGAAATATCGTGATCAATATAAAAGAGCTCATAAAAAAATTGAAGGAATAACTACAAAAGAATTATCTCTTGAAGAAATTCTGAAAGAAGAAGAACGAATCTATGAATTGTATCATTATGTAGCGCTAAACGCTCCTTTCAATACTTTTTTCCTTTCTAAAAATCATTTTTCTTTTTTCAAAAAGCAATGTGGTAAAAGGTTTAAATTATTCGGATATTATAAAAATGATATACTTATTGGATTCCACACCCTTCTTTTAAATGAAGAAATGCTTGAAACCTATTTTCTAGGTTATGATGAAAAATTCCAGAAAGAACACATGTTGTATTTAAATATGATCTATAACATGACTGAATTTGGAATTGAAAACAATTTTAAGAAGATTACATTTGGTAGAACTGCTTTAGAAATAAAAAGTTCAATAGGTGCAAAACCAGTAATTATGACAGGTTTTATCTATCATACTAATAGTTTAATAAATAAAATATTACCCAAAATATTCAACAAGTTAGAGCCTGAAGTTATTTGGCAACCAAGACATCCTTTTAAATAA
- a CDS encoding DUF1761 domain-containing protein, with the protein MNFLAILVAALSTFALGAIWYNPKVFGTAWMQESGMTEEKAKKGNMAKIFGFAFLFAILLAFIMPTLVIHETGVIQAAGGDRMDPHVLAFLKAHGGKFSSFKHGALHGAVLGVFFVLPVLGTNSLFEQRSWKYIFINAGYWTASLIIMGGILSAWQ; encoded by the coding sequence ATGAATTTTTTAGCAATTTTAGTTGCAGCACTAAGTACGTTTGCTCTTGGAGCAATTTGGTACAATCCAAAAGTATTTGGTACTGCTTGGATGCAAGAATCTGGCATGACTGAAGAAAAAGCAAAAAAAGGTAACATGGCAAAAATTTTCGGTTTTGCTTTCCTATTTGCTATTCTCCTTGCTTTTATTATGCCAACATTAGTCATTCACGAAACTGGTGTTATACAAGCAGCTGGTGGTGACAGAATGGATCCACACGTTTTAGCGTTTTTAAAAGCACATGGTGGTAAGTTCTCTTCATTCAAACACGGTGCGCTACATGGTGCAGTATTGGGTGTGTTTTTTGTTTTACCTGTATTAGGAACTAATTCCCTTTTCGAACAACGCAGTTGGAAATACATCTTTATTAATGCAGGATACTGGACTGCAAGTTTGATTATCATGGGTGGAATACTTTCTGCTTGGCAATAA
- a CDS encoding sensor histidine kinase, whose translation MESTNQVGTLILIGTGLITLLVLFVLFLAVFYQTNMMKVKRKEAELLLKTSLESEKMERKRIAADIHDGVSGDLNAIRNFLSVLYKTEQDEEKKSLFEEIKSGVEAALENTRLVSYKLMPPLLESSGFIVALQDYFDRINSKTIANFSLETDLVFFDVSNEISYELFRIIQEFTTNMIKYGNITKCSIGITFEEKVYNIIITDDGTPYNFKELYQVSKGTGLKNINSRLKVIESVLKQKNVSDGNQFLISIKKV comes from the coding sequence TTGGAAAGCACGAATCAAGTCGGAACATTAATTCTTATTGGAACAGGACTAATTACTTTATTAGTATTGTTTGTATTGTTTTTAGCCGTTTTTTATCAAACTAATATGATGAAAGTTAAGCGGAAAGAAGCAGAATTGTTACTTAAAACATCTTTAGAATCTGAAAAGATGGAACGTAAGCGAATTGCTGCAGATATTCACGATGGAGTATCAGGAGACTTAAATGCAATTCGTAATTTTTTATCTGTTTTGTATAAAACAGAACAAGATGAAGAAAAAAAATCCTTGTTTGAAGAAATAAAATCAGGAGTAGAAGCTGCTCTTGAAAATACAAGACTTGTTTCTTATAAATTAATGCCGCCTTTATTAGAATCTTCAGGTTTTATAGTCGCTCTTCAAGACTATTTTGACAGAATAAACAGTAAAACAATTGCAAATTTCTCTTTAGAAACGGATCTTGTTTTTTTTGATGTATCTAATGAAATATCCTACGAATTGTTTCGAATCATACAAGAATTCACTACAAATATGATTAAATACGGTAATATAACTAAATGTAGTATTGGTATAACTTTTGAAGAAAAAGTATATAATATTATAATTACCGATGATGGAACACCTTATAATTTTAAAGAATTATACCAAGTATCGAAAGGAACTGGGCTTAAAAATATTAATTCAAGGTTAAAAGTAATTGAGTCAGTTTTGAAACAAAAAAACGTAAGTGACGGAAATCAATTTTTGATATCTATTAAAAAAGTATAG
- a CDS encoding response regulator transcription factor, whose protein sequence is MKVAIVDDHQLFRKSLAHLLNSFDDIEVVFQANNGRDFLDKLNEFKIDLVLLDIQMPEMDGYQTCRVLRDKYPDIFVLIISQLTTKESIHKVMELGAHGFFTKNSDPEQLQGAILSVKENGYYFGQELGNIIREVMLWENKKPEENGSIVIDEDLLTTREIEIIKFVSNGSSSKEISDMLKINVRTVESHRRHILEKTKAKNFIGVVIFALKHQLIAIDEI, encoded by the coding sequence ATGAAAGTAGCAATTGTAGATGATCATCAGCTTTTTAGAAAAAGTTTAGCACATTTGTTGAACTCTTTTGACGATATAGAAGTAGTTTTTCAAGCCAATAATGGTAGAGATTTTTTAGATAAGCTAAATGAATTTAAAATTGATTTAGTATTATTAGATATTCAAATGCCTGAAATGGACGGATATCAAACCTGTAGAGTACTTAGAGATAAATACCCAGACATTTTTGTGTTAATCATTTCTCAGTTAACTACTAAAGAAAGTATTCATAAAGTAATGGAGCTTGGTGCACATGGTTTCTTTACCAAAAATTCAGATCCAGAACAATTACAGGGTGCAATTCTGAGTGTTAAAGAAAACGGATATTATTTTGGTCAAGAGTTAGGAAATATTATTAGAGAGGTGATGCTTTGGGAGAATAAAAAGCCCGAAGAAAACGGATCAATAGTTATAGATGAAGATTTATTAACGACTCGTGAAATAGAAATTATAAAATTCGTGTCGAATGGAAGTAGTAGTAAAGAAATTTCCGATATGTTAAAGATTAATGTTCGAACAGTTGAATCGCACAGAAGACACATTTTAGAAAAAACAAAAGCAAAGAATTTTATCGGAGTTGTAATTTTCGCATTGAAACATCAACTCATTGCAATCGATGAAATTTAG
- a CDS encoding flotillin family protein, whose amino-acid sequence MLTFLGFLFVILAITITFVQPFIRKKHDDLIKNGSKIPPYIGFIAMWDLKLRSALFGFGLFMLLLAESVIFAKEGHQYYILSPTGARSTIMSPGIKFIVPFSKIQEWEKFIDIKCVALDKKGNYKQDVTGIEGIIPNGINVRFIDKVDANVYASVRFEMPSDDIAFIKLVETYRQPSNLINNTLLPTVSEQLKNVTFMYSAEDYVSGSATDYRMTIEDALKNGGFVVKKVEVRDTIYNEVGVDSVLKKKRGIKEINKFIRNEKIFVNGIPKRIPHEINVNKIITAQVIIDDVDLNKAFEDKLKQQRDISAEKIIEIQKVETARAAQQRIVAEGERDKAAERVKQEKMQVNTLIAIETRVKEEESNRQLAEIAVKTAELEARALLIKEKAEADANRLKVNAGLTPQERAQIEKETRIGVAHELSKMQVPTNMIIGGNGGNSTESLLQIKLLDDITKKQK is encoded by the coding sequence ATGCTAACATTTTTAGGCTTTTTATTTGTAATTCTTGCAATTACAATAACATTTGTTCAACCATTTATTCGTAAAAAACATGACGATCTAATTAAAAACGGAAGTAAAATTCCTCCTTATATTGGGTTTATTGCCATGTGGGATCTTAAATTAAGATCTGCTCTTTTTGGATTTGGATTATTTATGTTACTATTAGCAGAATCTGTAATTTTTGCAAAAGAAGGACATCAATATTACATCTTAAGTCCTACGGGTGCTCGTTCAACAATAATGTCTCCTGGAATTAAGTTCATTGTCCCTTTTAGTAAAATTCAAGAATGGGAAAAGTTTATTGATATTAAATGTGTTGCTTTAGACAAAAAAGGGAACTACAAACAAGATGTTACAGGCATTGAAGGAATTATTCCAAACGGTATTAACGTTCGATTTATAGATAAAGTAGATGCCAATGTTTATGCATCCGTACGATTCGAAATGCCAAGTGATGATATCGCATTTATTAAATTAGTTGAAACCTACAGACAACCTTCTAACTTAATTAACAACACTTTGCTTCCAACGGTTTCTGAGCAACTTAAGAATGTAACGTTTATGTATTCAGCTGAAGATTACGTTTCAGGTTCAGCAACCGATTATAGAATGACAATTGAAGACGCTTTAAAAAATGGCGGTTTTGTCGTTAAAAAAGTAGAAGTTAGAGATACTATCTATAATGAAGTTGGAGTAGATTCTGTTCTTAAAAAGAAAAGAGGAATTAAGGAGATTAATAAGTTCATTCGTAACGAAAAAATCTTTGTAAACGGCATTCCTAAAAGAATTCCACATGAAATTAATGTAAATAAGATTATTACTGCACAAGTAATTATTGATGATGTAGACTTAAACAAAGCCTTTGAAGACAAACTAAAACAACAACGTGATATTTCTGCTGAAAAAATTATTGAAATTCAAAAAGTAGAAACTGCTAGAGCAGCACAACAACGTATTGTTGCTGAAGGTGAAAGAGACAAAGCAGCTGAACGAGTTAAACAAGAGAAAATGCAGGTAAACACTTTAATTGCGATAGAAACTAGAGTTAAAGAAGAAGAATCGAACAGGCAATTAGCAGAAATTGCTGTTAAAACTGCCGAATTAGAAGCGAGAGCTTTATTAATTAAAGAAAAAGCAGAAGCTGATGCTAACCGTTTAAAAGTAAACGCTGGTTTAACACCTCAAGAAAGAGCACAAATTGAAAAAGAAACGCGAATTGGAGTGGCTCATGAGTTATCGAAAATGCAAGTTCCTACTAATATGATTATAGGTGGTAATGGAGGTAATTCGACAGAATCTTTATTACAAATTAAATTATTAGACGATATTACGAAGAAGCAAAAATAA
- a CDS encoding TetR/AcrR family transcriptional regulator, with product MKTKNILIESAIEALNEDQSCNMDVIADKARVSRRTLHRYFSSREQMIKECVATIMSNMLVDVKRVLETEKTAINQLQQMFEDDIKKGQHFEFCKKFADEFMEEKTKAEFKEMGILFYKLLDKLKSLGIIDVQLSNEWLSYVWMGIVRSTNQALKDGIIAPKKANELAWKAFSSGVVI from the coding sequence ATGAAAACAAAAAATATTTTAATCGAATCGGCTATCGAAGCGCTAAATGAAGATCAATCATGTAATATGGATGTAATTGCTGATAAAGCGAGGGTGTCGAGGAGAACACTTCATCGTTATTTTAGTTCCAGAGAACAAATGATTAAAGAATGTGTAGCAACTATTATGTCGAATATGCTTGTTGATGTAAAAAGAGTTCTTGAAACTGAGAAAACGGCAATTAATCAACTACAACAAATGTTTGAAGACGATATTAAGAAAGGGCAACATTTTGAGTTTTGTAAAAAATTTGCAGATGAATTCATGGAAGAAAAAACAAAAGCAGAATTTAAAGAAATGGGAATCTTGTTTTATAAACTTTTAGATAAATTGAAATCACTAGGAATTATTGATGTGCAACTTTCTAATGAATGGTTGTCTTATGTCTGGATGGGAATAGTAAGAAGTACTAATCAAGCATTAAAAGATGGAATTATTGCTCCAAAAAAAGCGAATGAGTTAGCATGGAAAGCTTTTTCTAGTGGAGTTGTAATTTAG
- a CDS encoding NAD(P)/FAD-dependent oxidoreductase → MINNIELDVVIVGGGPAGMSAALVLGRGLMKTVIINEEKPRNLITQASHGILTRDGFHPSEFLEIAKRQLEQYKTVTYKKDSVVQVKKNELGYKVKTNEGDVFVAKRILFATGYKDNLAAINLNGIEAVYGKTVFPCPFCDGWERKNESLALFGSEEGVGHFAKIISNWTNDLIVFTNDKKPIGSAEKETLKRNNIKVVEEKIETLISENGCLKEVRLINGESIKRTGGFLFSTGEKQATDIPEKLGVEVSEIRTYQANDWGKTTIEGIYVIGDAKNNFTGIIGAASEGSLVAEMIIYEIIEERWLS, encoded by the coding sequence ATGATAAATAATATAGAATTAGATGTAGTTATTGTTGGTGGTGGACCAGCAGGAATGAGCGCAGCCTTAGTATTGGGAAGAGGGTTGATGAAAACGGTTATAATAAATGAAGAGAAACCAAGAAATTTAATCACGCAAGCATCTCACGGAATTCTTACTCGCGACGGATTTCATCCAAGTGAGTTTCTTGAAATTGCAAAAAGGCAATTGGAGCAATACAAAACTGTGACATATAAAAAAGATAGTGTTGTTCAAGTTAAAAAAAATGAATTGGGTTATAAAGTAAAGACAAATGAGGGTGATGTTTTTGTTGCTAAACGAATTTTATTCGCAACTGGGTATAAAGATAATTTAGCAGCTATTAATCTTAATGGAATAGAAGCGGTATATGGAAAAACAGTATTTCCATGTCCTTTTTGTGATGGATGGGAAAGAAAAAATGAATCATTAGCCTTGTTTGGAAGTGAAGAAGGAGTAGGGCATTTTGCAAAAATAATTAGTAATTGGACAAACGATTTAATTGTATTTACTAACGATAAAAAACCAATTGGTAGTGCAGAGAAAGAGACTTTAAAGAGAAATAATATTAAGGTTGTAGAAGAGAAAATAGAAACATTAATTTCAGAAAATGGATGTCTTAAAGAAGTAAGGCTTATTAATGGAGAAAGTATAAAAAGAACAGGTGGATTTCTGTTTAGTACAGGTGAAAAGCAAGCAACAGATATTCCTGAAAAATTAGGGGTAGAAGTATCTGAAATAAGAACGTATCAAGCAAACGATTGGGGAAAAACAACAATTGAGGGGATTTATGTAATTGGAGATGCAAAAAATAATTTTACAGGAATCATTGGTGCTGCATCAGAAGGTTCTCTAGTTGCGGAAATGATTATATATGAAATTATTGAAGAACGCTGGTTGAGTTAA
- a CDS encoding T9SS type A sorting domain-containing protein, whose protein sequence is MGFCLCNNFNSFFRWLKRTINSDHDYSTNLLTIEIPSNATDFQIEYYIEDSSSVDMIFYNSNTSDIVHQETFSGQMDFNYDYTFYTNIFTDHIIDISIDNLNNKWLGIWQNGIIKFDDTDWVNFTTSNSDLPNNQINCVTNDNNGNVWIGTSSGLTKFDGTNWTNYNTTNSNLPTNSIVSIAIDHNNNVWLATANELVEFTGNTWNIYNDNSVGNWFGGSNSLRIDSNNKKWMSAGYGIKSFDGSNWEYFNYLGSNNSCLLDCQTTSLAIDVNSNIWIGANQECSNGGLLNFSECNSYLTSNSDLPDNSILSLNIDNNGIKWIGAFNGLAKLYNQSLSTDENNFVDINIQFYPNPVNNYLNIKIKDKLKNSKFSIFQISGKTSKTGNLKNNLNTINLEELSKGVYFLKIEKDDLIQTIKIIK, encoded by the coding sequence TTGGGTTTCTGTTTATGCAACAACTTTAATTCATTTTTCAGATGGCTCAAAAGAACTATAAATTCAGATCACGACTATTCAACTAACTTACTTACTATAGAAATACCAAGTAATGCGACTGACTTTCAAATAGAATATTATATTGAAGATTCATCTTCTGTCGATATGATTTTTTATAATTCAAATACAAGTGATATAGTTCATCAAGAAACATTTTCAGGACAAATGGATTTTAATTATGATTATACTTTTTATACAAATATTTTCACAGACCATATTATTGATATTTCCATTGATAATCTCAATAATAAATGGCTTGGAATTTGGCAAAATGGTATAATAAAATTTGATGATACAGATTGGGTAAATTTTACAACATCAAATTCTGATTTACCAAACAACCAAATTAATTGTGTTACTAATGATAATAATGGAAATGTTTGGATTGGAACATCGTCAGGTCTAACAAAATTTGACGGAACTAATTGGACTAATTATAATACAACTAACTCAAATTTACCAACTAATTCAATTGTTTCAATCGCAATCGACCACAATAACAATGTTTGGTTAGCAACAGCAAATGAATTAGTAGAATTTACTGGTAATACTTGGAACATCTATAATGACAATTCAGTTGGAAATTGGTTTGGTGGTTCAAATTCATTAAGAATTGATAGCAACAATAAAAAATGGATGAGTGCTGGATATGGTATAAAAAGTTTTGATGGCAGTAATTGGGAATACTTCAACTATTTAGGCTCTAATAATTCTTGCTTACTTGACTGTCAAACAACTTCTTTAGCAATAGATGTAAATAGTAATATTTGGATTGGTGCTAATCAAGAATGTAGTAATGGTGGCTTACTGAATTTCAGCGAATGCAATTCATATCTAACATCAAATTCTGATTTACCAGACAATAGCATTTTATCTCTAAATATTGATAATAATGGAATAAAGTGGATTGGAGCTTTTAATGGTTTAGCTAAACTCTATAATCAATCATTAAGTACAGATGAAAACAATTTCGTTGATATAAATATTCAATTTTATCCAAATCCAGTTAACAATTATTTAAATATAAAAATTAAAGATAAACTAAAGAATAGTAAGTTTTCAATATTCCAAATTAGTGGAAAAACTAGTAAGACAGGAAATTTAAAAAACAATTTGAATACAATAAATTTAGAAGAATTATCAAAAGGAGTATATTTTTTAAAGATTGAAAAAGACGATTTAATACAAACAATTAAAATAATAAAGTAA